From one Paenibacillus terrae HPL-003 genomic stretch:
- a CDS encoding sensor histidine kinase encodes MKISIKLKFSLFLAVLLILALGVLSYLVLQGVEKNQLTQTEVYLAQHVKTVNLRVKQTYYTGTRMEPQIFMRQRGRGLATELAGFTGLGVTLYDAQGLQVGTSIQDPPVVDQQNEVNAALAYALHNKIAYQVVGDTLLYLAPLQGPEEQMGVVQLQYSLKSSQSFLRTLQNLFLTTGITVLLLSFIIGYLYFNRAAAAIGRLKKAAEDIRRAEYIQAPPVRRKDELGELAEGIYFMSMEIEQSIAAKDEEQRKLQLAIHKLQALEQQQKQYIGNISHEFKTPLTSIKAYVDLLNMYDDDPKLLLEAKASIAKETQRLYEMVEKVLQVSALEKYDFESQAELLEVAEGLRDVCARMSGKAERFGITISCDVEPAYIWIDKESFMHIFINLLDNAIKYNVPQGTIHVHSELRDNRVRITIRDSGIGIPKEAGERIFEPFYTVNRDRSRQSGGTGLGLSLVRNLVEKQNGSIALLKTEGEGSVFELSFPATS; translated from the coding sequence ATGAAAATTAGCATCAAGTTGAAATTCAGCTTGTTCCTGGCTGTACTGCTTATTCTTGCTCTAGGCGTGCTAAGCTATCTCGTTCTTCAAGGGGTGGAAAAGAACCAGCTGACTCAAACCGAGGTTTATCTGGCCCAGCACGTCAAAACGGTTAATCTCCGGGTGAAGCAGACTTACTATACAGGAACGCGGATGGAGCCGCAGATATTTATGAGGCAGCGGGGCCGGGGACTGGCTACGGAACTGGCCGGATTTACCGGATTGGGAGTCACGCTTTATGATGCGCAGGGACTCCAGGTAGGCACCTCTATTCAAGATCCTCCAGTGGTAGACCAGCAGAATGAAGTGAATGCTGCCCTGGCCTATGCGTTGCACAATAAAATAGCATATCAGGTTGTGGGAGACACACTCCTGTATCTGGCTCCGCTCCAAGGGCCTGAGGAGCAAATGGGGGTAGTGCAGTTGCAATATTCACTCAAAAGTTCGCAGAGTTTTCTGCGCACCCTCCAGAATTTGTTCCTGACTACAGGGATAACTGTGCTTTTACTAAGCTTCATCATCGGATATTTGTATTTTAACCGGGCAGCCGCAGCCATTGGACGGTTGAAAAAGGCGGCAGAGGATATCCGCCGCGCCGAATATATCCAGGCTCCTCCGGTTAGGCGAAAGGATGAGCTGGGCGAGTTGGCCGAGGGCATCTACTTTATGAGCATGGAGATTGAGCAGAGTATTGCTGCCAAGGATGAAGAGCAACGGAAGCTGCAACTGGCTATCCACAAGCTCCAGGCGCTGGAACAGCAGCAGAAGCAATATATCGGCAACATTAGCCATGAATTCAAGACACCGCTGACCTCCATTAAAGCTTACGTAGATCTGTTGAATATGTACGACGATGATCCTAAGCTGCTGTTGGAAGCCAAGGCCAGCATCGCCAAAGAAACTCAGCGGCTATATGAAATGGTGGAGAAGGTGCTACAGGTGTCAGCGCTGGAAAAATATGATTTTGAGTCACAGGCCGAGCTGTTGGAGGTTGCAGAGGGGCTGCGGGATGTTTGTGCACGTATGAGCGGCAAGGCGGAGCGCTTCGGTATCACTATTTCCTGCGATGTGGAGCCAGCCTACATCTGGATTGACAAAGAGAGCTTTATGCATATATTTATTAACTTGCTGGATAATGCGATCAAATACAATGTTCCTCAAGGAACTATTCATGTTCACAGCGAGCTTAGGGACAACCGGGTAAGGATCACGATCCGTGATTCCGGCATAGGCATTCCTAAGGAAGCTGGAGAGAGGATTTTCGAGCCCTTCTACACGGTCAACCGCGACAGATCCAGGCAATCGGGCGGCACGGGACTGGGACTGTCACTGGTGCGCAATTTGGTTGAGAAGCAGAATGGAAGCATTGCGTTGCTGAAGACGGAAGGCGAAGGTTCGGTCTTCGAGCTGTCTTTTCCGGCCACATCTTAA
- the sufU gene encoding Fe-S cluster assembly sulfur transfer protein SufU translates to MQLDDLYRRVIMDHYKNPRNRGRFEDDVVTVDLNNPTCGDRISLQLKTKDGVVEDARFTGEGCSISMSSASMMTEAVKGKTIDQALDMANRFSSLMKGEAVEFDDYEELEALSGVNKFPARIKCATLAWNALRKGIDE, encoded by the coding sequence ATGCAACTTGATGACTTGTACCGACGCGTAATTATGGATCATTATAAAAATCCGCGGAATCGCGGACGTTTTGAGGATGACGTGGTCACCGTAGATTTGAACAATCCTACGTGTGGTGACCGGATTTCTCTTCAGCTCAAGACGAAGGACGGCGTTGTCGAGGATGCCCGTTTTACAGGGGAAGGCTGTTCAATCAGTATGTCCTCGGCTTCGATGATGACAGAGGCGGTTAAGGGAAAAACGATTGATCAGGCGCTGGATATGGCGAATCGCTTCTCTTCTCTGATGAAGGGTGAAGCCGTTGAATTCGACGATTATGAAGAACTGGAAGCTTTGTCAGGTGTTAATAAGTTCCCGGCCCGTATCAAATGTGCGACTTTGGCTTGGAACGCGCTGCGCAAAGGAATTGATGAATAA
- the mtnK gene encoding S-methyl-5-thioribose kinase: MSQYHALTTEEAIEFVKNIPGFFSQDARLECREIGDGNLNLVFHITDSESDKSIIAKQALPYVKIVGESWPLSLDRARIEREALQKEHHICPELVPAVLGYDDELALTVMEDLSSYTIMRKGLIEGNTYPHFADHIGEFLARTLFFTSDLGMNQQDKKELVKRFINPDLCKITEDLILDEPYRFSDNNNYGSYIEDEAAALRTDQAIHLEVALLREKFLTRTEALLHGDLHTGSIFVTAESTKVIDPEFAYYGPMGFDIGAVIANLLLNYAAQPGWTSGETAIQKRRDWLLETAIQVWEQFESGFRTLWDEHVTDHMARTPGYQDLYLQKVLQDTIGFAGCKVIRRIISLSHVADIDTIADPVIKEAAERLALSIGKALVLRNREVHSIRELRDIIQTATAAQTKGA, encoded by the coding sequence TTGTCCCAATATCATGCTTTAACGACGGAAGAAGCAATTGAATTTGTGAAGAACATCCCCGGATTTTTTAGTCAGGATGCTCGTCTGGAATGCCGCGAAATCGGTGACGGCAACCTGAATCTGGTTTTTCATATTACGGATTCTGAATCTGACAAGAGTATCATTGCCAAACAGGCGCTTCCCTATGTGAAAATCGTAGGTGAATCCTGGCCGTTGTCACTTGATCGTGCCCGTATTGAACGCGAGGCACTTCAAAAGGAGCACCACATTTGCCCTGAGCTGGTTCCTGCGGTGCTTGGCTATGATGATGAACTCGCCTTGACTGTGATGGAGGATCTAAGCTCGTACACAATCATGCGCAAAGGATTAATCGAAGGAAACACTTATCCGCATTTTGCTGACCATATTGGAGAGTTTCTGGCGCGTACGCTCTTTTTCACCTCCGATCTGGGCATGAATCAGCAGGACAAAAAAGAGCTGGTCAAGCGCTTTATCAACCCGGATCTTTGTAAAATCACCGAGGATCTTATTCTGGACGAGCCTTATCGGTTTTCAGACAATAACAACTATGGTTCCTATATCGAAGACGAAGCAGCGGCGCTACGTACAGATCAGGCAATTCATCTGGAAGTAGCTTTGCTGCGCGAGAAATTTCTGACGAGGACAGAAGCGCTACTGCACGGCGATCTTCATACAGGCAGTATTTTTGTAACAGCGGAGTCCACTAAAGTCATTGATCCCGAGTTTGCCTACTACGGACCGATGGGCTTTGATATCGGAGCGGTGATTGCCAATCTGCTGTTGAACTACGCAGCACAACCTGGATGGACTTCTGGCGAGACAGCTATACAGAAACGCCGTGACTGGCTTTTAGAGACTGCCATTCAGGTATGGGAGCAGTTTGAGAGCGGGTTCCGCACACTGTGGGACGAGCATGTTACTGACCACATGGCCCGCACGCCGGGATATCAGGACTTGTACCTCCAGAAAGTGCTGCAAGATACGATTGGCTTTGCAGGCTGCAAGGTCATCCGTCGGATCATCAGTTTGTCGCATGTGGCCGATATAGACACGATTGCCGATCCTGTGATTAAGGAAGCAGCGGAAAGACTGGCGTTATCTATAGGAAAAGCCTTGGTTCTCCGCAATCGCGAGGTGCATTCGATCCGTGAATTGAGAGACATTATTCAGACAGCAACGGCTGCCCAAACTAAAGGAGCTTAA
- a CDS encoding PD40 domain-containing protein, with product MNANIHSKLGKTGLILLATVTLMSMTACTAGNTEARQVVEKSGKKITVMDNNTESVYTKLKLEGIAKIEGVRGMDWVSEGTLAVDKENRKLSPEMIEGEKRYPHNLYQYDLASNGETPLLEGEKSYGFAKLSPDRKYMLYQQVYESTGTGYIMNLETGVSVKMVEAEFMAGEGVWENTNHVIFPNMEGDIIRADVNGKSEVAVKTGQRSVSSVAPSGNTIYYVAMGELIAYDIETKQSEVLKKDVWVVLPSPDGSTLAVVKHTKPGENVLVLCDTKGKELSTLATGMQLFGTSWSPDGSKLAYAVSEDGDKYRFFITEAETGEQTPVLGDNSISDQLRWSPSGKKLLIPTGVMKDTGYQSTAYVIKLS from the coding sequence ATGAACGCAAATATCCACAGCAAGCTGGGCAAGACAGGACTCATACTGCTCGCCACGGTGACTCTTATGTCCATGACCGCTTGTACTGCGGGGAACACGGAGGCGCGGCAGGTCGTAGAGAAGTCCGGCAAAAAGATTACCGTGATGGATAACAACACTGAATCCGTATACACCAAGTTAAAGTTGGAGGGCATTGCTAAGATTGAGGGTGTGCGCGGGATGGATTGGGTGAGTGAAGGCACGCTTGCGGTTGATAAAGAGAACAGGAAGCTGTCCCCCGAGATGATTGAGGGAGAAAAACGTTATCCACATAACCTCTATCAATATGATCTTGCTTCCAATGGGGAGACGCCGCTGCTGGAGGGGGAGAAAAGCTACGGATTTGCCAAGCTGTCTCCTGACAGGAAGTATATGCTTTATCAGCAGGTGTATGAATCCACAGGAACCGGCTACATCATGAATCTTGAAACTGGCGTTTCCGTGAAAATGGTCGAAGCAGAGTTTATGGCTGGGGAAGGTGTATGGGAGAATACAAATCACGTTATTTTTCCCAATATGGAAGGGGACATTATCAGGGCTGATGTGAATGGAAAGAGTGAAGTGGCGGTCAAGACTGGACAGAGAAGTGTTTCTAGCGTAGCTCCGTCGGGAAATACGATCTACTATGTCGCTATGGGGGAATTGATCGCCTATGATATCGAAACCAAGCAATCCGAAGTTCTGAAAAAAGACGTCTGGGTGGTACTTCCTTCCCCGGATGGCAGCACGCTGGCGGTTGTTAAACACACCAAACCCGGGGAGAACGTATTGGTTCTCTGCGATACCAAAGGGAAAGAGCTGTCCACATTAGCCACGGGTATGCAACTGTTCGGTACAAGCTGGTCTCCGGATGGCAGCAAGCTGGCCTATGCGGTTTCTGAGGATGGAGATAAATACCGTTTTTTCATTACAGAAGCAGAAACAGGGGAGCAAACTCCGGTCTTGGGCGATAATAGCATAAGTGACCAGCTACGCTGGAGCCCTTCCGGTAAAAAGCTGCTGATTCCAACAGGGGTCATGAAGGACACTGGATATCAATCTACGGCTTATGTAATCAAGTTATCTTAA
- a CDS encoding cysteine desulfurase, with protein MNTALIREQFPILHQEINGHPLVYLDNAATSQKPLAVIEAIKHYYEYDNSNVHRGVHTLGSRATDAYEGAREKVARFLNAKRSQEIIFTRGTTTALNLVASSYGRANCQEGDEIVITPMEHHSNLIPWQQVAKATGATLKYIPLQEDGSVDLADVEKTITENTKIVAIAHVSNVLGVVNPVKEIAAIAHRKGAIIVVDGAQSTPHMKVDVQDIDADFYAFSGHKMCGPTGIGALYGKKALLENMEPIEFGGEMIDDVGLYESTWKELPWKFEGGTPIIAGAVGLGAAIDFLESIGLDAIAQHESRLVNYALGRLREVDGLKIYGPAERHVGLVTFNLDDVHPHDVATVLDSKGVAVRAGHHCCQPLMRWLKASATARASFYLYNTEADVDALVSALIQTKEYFGDAT; from the coding sequence ATGAATACTGCATTGATCCGTGAACAATTCCCGATTTTACATCAGGAGATTAACGGTCATCCCCTGGTTTATTTGGATAATGCGGCCACTTCACAAAAACCGCTGGCGGTCATTGAGGCGATCAAGCATTACTACGAATATGATAATTCGAACGTTCACCGTGGAGTGCATACCCTGGGCAGCCGTGCTACGGATGCTTATGAAGGTGCGCGGGAGAAAGTAGCCCGCTTTCTGAATGCGAAGCGCAGTCAGGAAATTATTTTCACAAGAGGAACTACAACGGCGCTGAATCTGGTCGCTTCTTCCTATGGTAGAGCCAACTGTCAGGAAGGTGATGAGATTGTCATCACACCGATGGAGCATCACAGCAATCTGATTCCGTGGCAACAGGTAGCCAAAGCCACAGGCGCAACTTTAAAATATATTCCGCTTCAAGAGGATGGTAGCGTTGATCTTGCTGACGTGGAAAAAACCATTACAGAAAACACCAAAATTGTAGCTATTGCGCATGTCTCCAATGTGCTTGGCGTTGTGAATCCTGTCAAAGAAATTGCTGCTATTGCACATCGCAAAGGTGCGATCATCGTCGTAGATGGTGCGCAAAGCACGCCGCATATGAAAGTAGACGTACAAGACATAGATGCTGACTTCTATGCCTTTTCTGGTCACAAAATGTGTGGTCCTACAGGGATCGGGGCATTGTACGGCAAAAAGGCGCTGTTGGAAAATATGGAGCCGATTGAGTTCGGCGGGGAAATGATCGACGATGTGGGATTGTATGAATCCACATGGAAGGAGCTGCCTTGGAAATTCGAAGGTGGAACCCCGATTATTGCCGGGGCCGTTGGCTTGGGGGCAGCTATTGATTTTCTGGAAAGCATCGGTCTGGACGCAATCGCACAGCATGAAAGCCGCCTGGTCAACTATGCTCTCGGGCGTCTGCGTGAAGTGGATGGCCTGAAAATTTACGGGCCTGCGGAACGTCATGTGGGACTCGTAACATTCAATTTGGATGATGTGCACCCGCATGATGTAGCTACTGTACTGGATAGCAAAGGGGTAGCGGTACGTGCGGGCCATCATTGCTGTCAGCCATTGATGCGCTGGCTGAAAGCTAGTGCAACCGCACGAGCCAGCTTTTACCTTTATAACACGGAAGCAGATGTCGACGCTCTGGTCAGCGCCTTAATCCAAACAAAGGAGTATTTTGGCGATGCAACTTGA
- the sufD gene encoding Fe-S cluster assembly protein SufD: protein MSTQTILPVDSEQLRVLSERNGEPSWLAADRQKALELAGKLELPVFEKTKIERWNLNDYGQHKNSEAIASLGQVPAAIADLVKDQQEGGLIIQRNSGAVYVKLSEKLAAQGVIFTDLQTAVKEHGDLVKAHLNTVIKTDENSLSALHAAIWNGGVFAYVPKNVELNVPLQAVFLTDDATATFAPHVLLIVESNSSVTYVDNYVSADLAAPVIHNGAVEVVANAGAKVRYATVHQLGEQVTDISIRRATLGNDAAIEWIVGEMNYGNTASNTMSVLKGNGSNSDAKIIAVGSGSQKLNYTTQAQHFGKSSASQMITRAVMRENASSIINGITKIEKGATKADGQQTERVLMLSPKARGDANPILLIDEDDVTAGHAASVGQVNREQVYYLMSRGISRAEAERLIIYGFLAPVVSEIPLEGLQQQLQSLVERKLGQ, encoded by the coding sequence ATGAGTACACAAACAATCCTTCCGGTAGATTCCGAGCAACTGCGTGTTCTGTCCGAACGTAATGGCGAGCCGTCATGGCTGGCCGCAGACAGACAAAAAGCACTTGAGCTTGCAGGCAAACTGGAGCTTCCGGTATTTGAAAAAACCAAAATCGAACGTTGGAATCTCAACGATTACGGTCAACATAAAAACAGCGAGGCGATTGCATCACTGGGGCAGGTTCCCGCAGCGATTGCCGATCTGGTAAAAGATCAGCAGGAGGGCGGTCTGATTATCCAGCGCAACTCCGGCGCGGTATATGTGAAGCTGAGCGAGAAATTGGCAGCGCAAGGTGTTATTTTCACGGATTTGCAAACGGCGGTTAAGGAGCATGGTGATCTCGTTAAAGCTCATCTGAATACGGTCATTAAGACGGACGAAAATTCATTGTCCGCGCTGCACGCAGCGATCTGGAACGGTGGAGTATTCGCTTATGTGCCTAAAAATGTGGAGTTAAATGTTCCGCTTCAGGCTGTTTTCCTGACAGATGATGCGACAGCAACCTTTGCACCTCACGTATTGCTCATTGTTGAAAGCAATAGCTCCGTAACGTACGTAGACAACTATGTATCTGCGGATTTGGCAGCACCTGTCATTCATAATGGCGCGGTAGAAGTGGTAGCGAATGCAGGAGCCAAGGTTCGCTATGCAACGGTGCATCAGCTTGGAGAGCAAGTAACGGATATTTCGATTCGCCGTGCTACGTTGGGGAACGATGCAGCTATCGAATGGATTGTCGGAGAAATGAACTACGGCAATACAGCGAGCAATACGATGTCCGTGCTGAAAGGCAACGGCTCCAACTCGGATGCCAAGATTATTGCTGTAGGTTCCGGCTCGCAAAAGCTGAACTATACGACACAAGCACAGCATTTTGGCAAAAGTTCGGCCAGCCAGATGATTACACGCGCAGTTATGCGTGAGAATGCATCTTCCATTATTAACGGTATTACGAAAATTGAAAAAGGTGCTACCAAAGCAGACGGCCAGCAAACAGAACGTGTTCTCATGCTTAGCCCGAAAGCGCGTGGTGACGCTAACCCGATCCTGCTGATTGATGAGGATGATGTGACCGCGGGTCACGCAGCTTCGGTTGGTCAGGTGAACCGTGAACAAGTGTATTACTTGATGTCCCGCGGGATTAGCCGTGCAGAAGCTGAACGCTTGATTATTTATGGCTTCCTGGCACCTGTTGTTTCTGAAATTCCGCTTGAAGGACTTCAACAGCAGCTGCAAAGCCTTGTTGAAAGGAAGTTGGGCCAATGA
- a CDS encoding Dps family protein has translation MAKTTSNSKNTQTKSVEELLNRQVANLNVLYVKIHNYHWYVKGSNFFTLHVKFEELYNEITLKMDEIAERLLALKGSPSATLKEYLELSSIHEASGNEDAPKMVQTLIEDFATVCEEFQEGIELAESTSDQPTADLLTGYKSDLEKHMWMLRSYLG, from the coding sequence ATGGCTAAGACAACAAGCAACTCGAAAAATACGCAAACGAAATCGGTGGAAGAACTGTTAAACCGCCAGGTCGCTAACCTGAATGTATTATATGTGAAGATTCATAACTATCATTGGTATGTAAAAGGATCCAACTTTTTCACACTGCATGTTAAATTTGAAGAGCTATATAATGAAATTACGCTAAAAATGGACGAGATTGCTGAACGCCTGCTGGCGCTGAAAGGTTCTCCTTCCGCAACGTTGAAAGAATATCTGGAGCTGTCCTCAATTCACGAGGCAAGCGGCAATGAGGATGCGCCGAAAATGGTGCAAACGCTGATCGAGGACTTTGCCACCGTCTGTGAGGAATTTCAGGAAGGGATTGAGCTGGCAGAAAGTACATCTGATCAGCCAACCGCAGATTTACTGACTGGTTATAAGTCGGATCTGGAGAAACATATGTGGATGCTTCGCTCTTATCTGGGCTAA
- a CDS encoding Rrf2 family transcriptional regulator yields the protein MKYSKATNYALHTMLFLVGSTPNNKPVGVQQLADRQGVSPTYLSKILTKLVKAGMIESTSGANGGYRLKRNWEDISFLDVIHAIEGTTSLFDCCMNHEAECLIQKVMVSAETKMDEHLRNQKLSELAKEIKMVR from the coding sequence ATGAAGTATTCTAAAGCGACGAACTATGCCCTTCACACCATGCTCTTTCTGGTAGGATCAACCCCTAATAACAAGCCTGTTGGTGTACAACAGTTGGCGGATCGACAAGGGGTTTCGCCTACTTACTTGTCCAAAATACTAACCAAGTTGGTCAAGGCGGGAATGATTGAATCTACTTCGGGTGCCAATGGCGGTTATAGATTGAAGCGAAACTGGGAGGATATTTCGTTTCTAGATGTTATTCATGCGATTGAAGGCACAACTTCTTTGTTCGACTGTTGTATGAACCATGAAGCAGAATGCTTGATTCAAAAAGTAATGGTTTCAGCGGAGACCAAAATGGATGAGCATCTTAGAAATCAAAAGTTATCCGAACTTGCCAAAGAAATAAAAATGGTTCGCTGA
- the sufC gene encoding Fe-S cluster assembly ATPase SufC, whose amino-acid sequence MATNFKIEGLKATIEGKEILKGINLEMKGGEIHAIMGPNGTGKSTLASALMGHPKYEVTDGQVTLDGEDVLDMEVDERARAGLFLAMQYPSEIAGVTNSDFLRSAINARREEGQEISLIKFIRQMESKMKELEMNPEFAHRYLNEGFSGGEKKRNEILQMMMIDPKIVILDEIDSGLDIDALRIVASGVNAMRSEERGFLIITHYQRLLNYVKPDFVHVMMQGRIVKSGGPELAERLEADGYDWIKEELGIVDETVGQEA is encoded by the coding sequence ATGGCTACAAACTTTAAGATTGAAGGTCTCAAAGCGACCATTGAAGGCAAGGAAATTCTGAAAGGCATCAACCTCGAAATGAAGGGCGGAGAAATCCATGCCATCATGGGTCCTAACGGAACGGGTAAAAGTACATTGGCTTCTGCTTTGATGGGTCATCCCAAATATGAAGTCACAGATGGCCAAGTAACTTTGGACGGAGAAGATGTTCTGGACATGGAAGTGGATGAGCGCGCACGTGCGGGATTGTTCCTGGCTATGCAGTATCCGAGTGAAATTGCAGGGGTAACCAACTCCGACTTTTTGCGTAGTGCAATTAACGCACGCCGTGAAGAAGGACAGGAAATTTCCTTGATTAAATTTATCCGCCAAATGGAAAGCAAAATGAAGGAACTCGAAATGAATCCTGAGTTTGCTCACCGTTACCTGAACGAAGGTTTCTCCGGTGGTGAGAAAAAACGGAATGAAATTTTGCAAATGATGATGATTGATCCGAAAATCGTCATTCTTGACGAAATCGACTCCGGTCTGGATATTGACGCCTTGAGAATCGTGGCTAGCGGTGTCAATGCTATGCGTTCCGAAGAGCGCGGTTTCCTCATCATTACTCACTACCAGCGTCTGTTGAATTACGTTAAGCCAGATTTCGTACATGTCATGATGCAAGGACGCATCGTTAAATCCGGTGGACCTGAGCTGGCTGAGCGTCTGGAAGCAGACGGTTACGACTGGATCAAGGAAGAACTGGGCATCGTTGATGAAACTGTAGGACAAGAGGCGTAA
- a CDS encoding YunC family protein, giving the protein MIHVEPVQVGEHTFIGVEVKLPKTTLLTISNSRGYIMCGALDVGLLNERLGDRKILAARAVGVKTLRELLEAPMESVTTEAEQLGIKPGMPGYETLLKLV; this is encoded by the coding sequence ATGATACACGTGGAACCCGTACAAGTGGGTGAGCATACATTTATCGGAGTTGAGGTCAAACTGCCTAAAACAACGCTGTTGACCATCTCCAACTCCCGTGGTTACATCATGTGCGGCGCACTGGATGTCGGATTGTTGAATGAACGGCTGGGAGATCGGAAAATTCTTGCCGCACGAGCTGTGGGTGTAAAAACGCTGCGCGAATTGTTGGAAGCACCCATGGAGTCGGTGACGACGGAAGCGGAGCAGCTTGGAATTAAGCCCGGTATGCCGGGGTATGAGACACTTTTGAAGCTGGTTTAA
- the mtnA gene encoding S-methyl-5-thioribose-1-phosphate isomerase, translated as MSENKETATEASNEAIVPGQALSSLVWKGDHLSMLDQRLLPESIVMLDLFTAEEVWDGIHVMKVRGAPAIGMAAAYGVVLGASAYGGTDAAGWLEHVHSVCGHLATSRPTAVNLFWALDRMKKRAKELTAEANGWIEDWNAGLEREAISIQSEDEEVCRLIGVHALPLFEDGMGVLTHCNAGGLATAKYGTALAPMYLAHENGIHLKVFADETRPVLQGARLTAFELQQAGIDVTLLCDNMAGMVMAKGWVQAVIVGTDRVAANGDVANKIGTYSLAVLAKAHGIPFYVASPLSTIDLHTATGADIPIEERPAEEVTESFGKRTAPQGIKVYNPAFDITPHEYITAIITEKGIVQAPFSNSLPALFAE; from the coding sequence ATGAGTGAAAATAAGGAAACTGCGACTGAAGCTTCCAATGAAGCCATAGTGCCCGGCCAAGCTCTCTCGTCGCTGGTATGGAAAGGTGACCACTTGTCCATGCTGGACCAGCGCCTGCTTCCCGAATCCATCGTGATGCTGGATTTGTTCACAGCCGAGGAAGTGTGGGATGGCATCCATGTCATGAAGGTACGCGGTGCGCCAGCCATCGGAATGGCTGCGGCCTACGGCGTCGTGCTGGGTGCATCCGCTTACGGCGGAACCGATGCTGCTGGATGGTTGGAGCATGTACACAGCGTTTGCGGGCATTTGGCTACATCTCGACCAACCGCGGTGAACCTGTTTTGGGCGCTGGACCGCATGAAGAAGCGGGCCAAAGAACTAACCGCCGAAGCGAACGGATGGATCGAGGATTGGAATGCCGGATTGGAGCGTGAAGCTATATCCATTCAGTCAGAGGATGAAGAAGTATGCCGCCTGATCGGCGTCCATGCTTTACCTCTATTCGAAGACGGTATGGGCGTGCTCACTCACTGCAATGCAGGCGGACTGGCGACAGCGAAATACGGGACAGCACTCGCGCCCATGTATCTCGCACATGAGAATGGCATACACCTGAAAGTGTTTGCCGACGAAACGCGCCCCGTGCTCCAAGGCGCACGCCTGACCGCTTTTGAGCTTCAGCAGGCTGGCATTGATGTAACCCTGTTGTGTGACAACATGGCGGGTATGGTCATGGCCAAGGGCTGGGTTCAGGCCGTCATCGTCGGCACGGACAGAGTGGCGGCTAATGGCGATGTCGCCAACAAAATCGGCACCTACAGCTTAGCTGTGCTAGCCAAGGCACATGGCATCCCTTTTTATGTAGCTTCGCCGCTATCTACGATTGATTTGCATACGGCAACAGGCGCAGACATTCCCATCGAGGAGCGCCCTGCGGAGGAAGTCACCGAGAGCTTTGGCAAAAGGACAGCCCCACAGGGCATCAAGGTCTATAACCCGGCTTTCGACATTACGCCTCATGAATACATTACCGCCATCATTACCGAAAAAGGGATCGTCCAAGCTCCCTTTAGCAACAGCCTGCCCGCTTTATTTGCAGAGTAA
- a CDS encoding VOC family protein, whose product MQITEVLLNTHRFEAMKAFYGSLLGLEVLEESASRLSFGAGESVLALQENSLMENEFYHVAFAIPTNKFIEAKQWVIDRGISLISRTGEDEFLFENWNATALYFYDPDYNLIEFIAHHSLDNAVDEAFGPKHLLRISEIGLPVDNVPEFCKTITEMFQIDSWGEAGQQFTPLGDAEGLLIVIDKQRPWFPDDRMPCGSNTKIVIKGACSASLSLQNGLYELRSTGFN is encoded by the coding sequence ATGCAAATAACAGAAGTACTCTTAAATACACACAGATTTGAAGCTATGAAAGCTTTTTACGGCTCTCTCTTAGGTCTGGAAGTTCTGGAGGAATCCGCTTCACGGTTATCCTTTGGAGCTGGCGAATCGGTTCTTGCTCTTCAGGAAAATTCCCTCATGGAGAATGAGTTTTATCACGTTGCGTTTGCGATTCCAACCAATAAGTTCATAGAGGCAAAACAATGGGTAATCGACCGGGGCATCTCATTGATTTCAAGAACCGGAGAGGATGAGTTTCTTTTCGAAAATTGGAATGCAACAGCACTTTACTTCTATGATCCTGATTATAACCTCATCGAGTTCATTGCTCACCATTCGCTCGACAACGCAGTAGATGAAGCTTTCGGGCCAAAGCATCTACTTCGGATAAGTGAGATTGGCCTTCCAGTCGACAATGTTCCAGAATTTTGCAAAACAATCACAGAAATGTTCCAAATTGATTCATGGGGTGAGGCCGGTCAGCAATTTACTCCGCTAGGGGACGCTGAAGGATTATTGATAGTAATAGACAAGCAGCGGCCTTGGTTCCCGGACGATAGGATGCCGTGCGGGTCTAACACCAAGATCGTGATTAAAGGTGCGTGTTCTGCCAGTCTATCGCTTCAAAATGGCTTGTATGAATTGAGATCAACCGGATTTAATTAG